Proteins from a genomic interval of Euleptes europaea isolate rEulEur1 chromosome 18, rEulEur1.hap1, whole genome shotgun sequence:
- the PNKP gene encoding bifunctional polynucleotide phosphatase/kinase translates to MMRCLLISQDQRHNPIHLPDGVMVVLGRGPKTLITDKKCSRTQVELLANYAYRSVRVTQRGVNPTSVEEIHLRCGDSTTLQEAETLCLVNGQYRYCIRFEQDSHSPKKTVREYFSPRRPLKEDDDMAQPPKRSRASSPSEDEDDDPSVVEKLRQLQEMAAQAKQARQPSPQALPNLSSHPRDSWEDLGKLLVFMKKGVMPSAKIAGFDLDGTIITTQSGKVFPTGPDDWKILYPEVPRKLKQLLSEGYKVVIFTNQLGISRGRLRPEVFKAKLEAVVERLGIPVQAFVATGSGIYRKPVLGMWDHLCKKANGDLSVSLSQSVYVGDAAGRPPNWAPGHKKKDFSCSDRLFALNAGLPFKTPEEYFLGWKEAPFSLPDFDPRALDPKARLYDPPDASLTSFSPELVLTVGFPAAGKSTFVKQRLVSAGYAYANRDTLGSWQKCVAVCQSALLGGKSVVVDNTNPDLESRGRYIDCAKALGVPCRCFLFTASLEQAKHNNRFREMTEKEHVPVNSIVLNTHKSKYVEPSLEEGFAEILKIHFVPQFTNPELESLYRQFSEG, encoded by the exons ATGATGCGGTGCCTCCTCATCAGCCAAGACCAGCGCCACAATCCAATTCATCTGCCTGATGGTGTGATGGTGGTTCTTGGCAGGGGACCGAAGACTCTTATAACTGATAAGAAATGTTCACGGACTCAAG TGGAGTTGCTGGCAAATTATGCTTACAGATCTGTAAGAGTCACACAG CGAGGAGTGAACCCCACGTCGGTGGAGGAGATTCACCTACGTTGCGGCGATAGCACGACGCTCCAAGAGGCCGAGACGCTGTGCTTAGTGAACGGACAGTACCGTTATTGCATCCGCTTTGAGCAAGATTcccactcccccaaaaaaaccgtGCGGGAGTATTTCAGCCCCCGGCGCCCCTTGAAGGAGGATGACGACATGGCCCAGCCGCCCAAGCGGTCCCGGGCCTCCAGCCCTTCTGAGGACGAAGACGATGACCCTTCTGTGGTGGAAAAACTGAGGCAACTACAGGAGATGGCAGCTCAGGCGAAGCAGGCGCGGCAGCCTTCCCCACAGGCCCTCCCGAATCTGTCTTCCCATCCTCGAGATTCCTGGGAGGACTTGGGCAAGCTCTTGGTCTTCATGAAGAAAGGGGTGATGCCAAGTGCCAAA ATTGCAGGTTTCGATTTAGATGGAACCATAATCACGACGCAGTCTGGGAAAGTGTTTCCGACAGGCCCCGATGACTGGAA AATCCTGTACCCTGAAGTCCCCCGCAAGCTGAAGCAGCTTTTGAGTGAGGGGTACAAG GTTGTGATTTTCACCAACCAGCTGGGCATCAGCCGGGGACGTCTCAGGCCTGAGGTTTTCAAAGCCAAACTGGAAGCTGTGGTCGAGCGGCTGGGCATCCCAGTCCAG GCCTTCGTGGCAACTGGCTCTGGCATTTACCGCAAACCCGTCTTGGGCATGTGGGACCATCTGTGCAAAAAG GCAAACGGCGACCTGTCCGTGTCTTTGAGCCAGAGTGTCTACGTGGGAG ATGCAGCTGGGCGCCCACCAAACTGGGCCCCTGGGCATAAGAAGAAGGATTTTTCATGCAGCGACCGCCTG TTTGCTCTGAACGCTGGCCTGCCCTTCAAAACTCCTGAAGAATATTTCCTGGGCTGGAAAGAGGCTCCATTTTCACTCCCTGACTTTGATCCA CGGGCGCTGGATCCCAAGGCACGGCTCTACGATCCCCCAGATGCTTCCCTGACCTCCTTCTCCCCAGAGCTGGTTTTGACAGTTGGCTTCCCAGCTG CCGGCAAGTCGACGTTTGTGAAGCAACGCTTGGTCTCGGCTGGCTATGCCTATGCCAACAGG GACACGCTTGGTTCATGGCAGAAGTGTGTGGCTGTGTGCCAGTCGGCACTGCTAGGAGGAAAGAGCGTGGTGGTGGACAACACCAATCCGGACTTGGAGTCGAGAGGCAG GTACATTGACTGTGCCAAGGCGCTTGGGGTTCCCTGCCGGTGCTTCCTCTTCACGGCCTCGTTGGAGCAAGCCAAGCATAACAACAGA TTCCGGGAAATGACTGAGAAGGAACACGTGCCTGTTAACAGTATTGTCTTGAACACCCATAA GAGTAAATACGTAGAACCATCGCTAGAGGAAGGTTTTGCTGAAATCCTGAAGATCCATTTTGTGCCGCAGTTCACAAACCCAGAGCTGGAGTCACTCTACCGTCAGTTTTCAGAAGGATGA